The Penaeus chinensis breed Huanghai No. 1 chromosome 39, ASM1920278v2, whole genome shotgun sequence genome has a segment encoding these proteins:
- the LOC125046500 gene encoding repetitive proline-rich cell wall protein 1-like: MWEMLISRQCANPKGVWISEGVWISLWVFSDFLSYDIYHGDMETHPVKIIWKPLPSWKPLSWKPPSWKPLSWKPPYWKAPLLETPLLETPSWKPPPGNPPPGNPPSGNPAPGNPPPGNPSPETPLLETPSWKPPSWKPPSWKPPYWKPPPGNPAPGNPLLETPLLETQLLETPLLETPLLKPPSWKPLPGNPPPGNPLLETPLLETPLLETTLLETPLLETPLLETPLLETPSWKPPSWKPPSWKPPSWKPPSWKPLPWKSHQ, translated from the exons ATGTGGGAAATGCTAATCTCACGCCAGTGCGCCAACCCGAAGGGCGTGTGGATCTCGGAGGGCGTGTGGATCTCACTCTGGGTTTTCTCAGATTTTCTTTCTTACGATATATACCATGGagacat GGAAACTCATCCTGTAAAAATCATCTGGAAACCTCTCCCCTCCTGGAAACCCCTCTCCTGGAAACCCCCCTCCTGGAAACCCCTCTCCTGGAAACCCCCCTACTGGAAAGCCCCCCTACTGGAAACCCCCCTCCTGGAAACCCCCTCCTGGAAACCCCCTCCTGGAAACCCCCCTCCTGGAAACCCTCCTTCTGGAAACCCAGCTCCTGGAAACCCCCCTCCTGGAAACCCCTCTCCTGAAACCCCCCTCTTGGAAACCCCTTCCTGGAAACCCCCCTCCTGGAAACCCCCCTCCTGGAAACCCCCCTACTGGAAACCCCCTCCTGGAAACCCCGCTCCTGGAAACCCCCTCCTGGAAACCCCCCTTCTGGAAACCCAGCTCCTGGAAACCCCCCTCCTGGAAACCCCTCTCCTGAAACCCCCCTCTTGGAAACCCCTTCCTGGAAACCCCCCTCCTGGAAACCCCCTCCTGGAAACCCCCCTCCTGGAAACCCCCCTACTGGAAACCACCCTCCTGGAAACCCCCCTCCTGGAAACCCCCCTCCTGGAAACCCCCCTCCTGGAAACCCCCTCCTGGAAACCCCCCTCCTGGAAACCCCCCTCCTGGAAACCCCCCTCCTGGAAACCCCCCTCCTGGAAACCCCTTCCTTGGAAGTCCCACCAATAG